The Caldicellulosiruptor obsidiansis OB47 genome segment TCACTCTGAAGATATAAGTACTTTTGAAGACCCCAAAATAGTAAAAATGGTTATAAACATTCATAAGCAGATTATTAAACAAAAACAGGAAATTGTAAAGGAAAAAGATTCAAATTCTCCATACAAAACTACTCTTTATATAAGCTATAACTTGAAAAACGGGAAAAAGATACAAAGAGAATATTCTGTTGATATTCAAAAATTTTCTCATTATTTAAAACCTCTTTATGAAAATCATACTTTTAAATATAACCTTTACGAAATTTTTAAGGTATCGCCTATAAATGTTCAATCAGTATTATTGAGTAAATACAGTAACTATTCTTCAATACAAGATAATTCTTTAAAAACTCTTGTTAAATCCTCTGATATACCTGAACTATTAGAGGTTTTAAAAGAAGAGATATACAATAAGAAATTTGAGGATATGATAAACAATACAAAAGACCAGTGGGGTGACATCGAAATTGACTTGAAAACACCCATTTACCATGGCAAAATTCCATTTTCAAAAATTGTGATACCATTTGAAAAAAGCTTTACAAAGTTAGAAAAATGGCTGGCTAAAAAAGGATATATTAGATTTGCTCGTATTATGCCAGATGAGATAAGTTATGCTCTCATAGGAAAGTCAAACAATCCAGATAAACTGAGAAATACCTTGGTGGGTAACCCAAATTTAGCGAAAATAAAAACTGGAAAAAAGATAACAGATAAAGTCTTGATAGACAAATATTTGCGTATGTGTGAAAGTCCATGTAATTTTTTTAGTTACATCACTTCAAAAAAGGAGATATATTATATTATCTTTTTTGGAAAATCATCTAAAATAATATACACAGGAATTTTGAAAGATTTATAAAAAAACCGGGCTTTTGCCCGGTTTTATTTTATTCTCTCAATCTTTGTCCCCTGAGGGGTGTCAAGAACAATATATCCCAAGCTCTTGAGCTCATCTCTTATTCTGTCGGCTTCGGCAAAGTTCTTTAACTTTCGTGCCTGATTTCTTTTCTCAACCATATCTAAAATCTCCTGTGGCACATACTCTTCTTTTGAGCTATATTGCTCTAAAATTCCCAGTATACTGCAAAGTTCTTTTAATACATCTTTAGCAAAAGTCAAAGTTTCTTTTGAACAAAAGTTAGCATGTGTATTGATTTCCCTTACCATTTCGAACAAATACCCTGTTGCCTCGGCAGTATTCAAATCATCTTCCATTGCCTCTATAAATTTTGCTTTAAGCTGTTCAATCACAGTTTTTAGCTTATCATTATTTTCAGATGAAGAAGTTTCATTTTGAATCAAAAACTCAAGATTTTCGTAGCAGGTATAAATTCTTTTGAGTGCCACCTCTGCCTGTTCAATCAAATCAAGAGAAAAGTTCAGAGGCTTTCTATAGTGCGCCTGAAGCATGAAAAGCCTCAGAGCTTCTGGATGGTACTTTTCAATGATTTCTCTCACAGTAAAGAAGTTTCCCAACGACTTTGACATTTTTTCATTGTTTATATTAACATACCCATTGTGAATCCAAAAACGTGCAAAAGGTTTTCCTGTCGCTGCTTCACTTTGTGCAATCTCATTTTCATGGTGAGGAAAGATTAAATCCTGTCCACCTGCATGAATGTCAATGGTCTCGCCAAGGTATTTCATTGCCATAACAGAACACTCTATATGCCAGCCAGGTCTTCCCTCACCCCATGGTGAGAACCACGCCGGCTCACCTTCTTTTTTAGCCTTCCACAAAGCAAAATCAAGCGGATCTTCTTTCTTTTCGCTCAGATCAACCCGCGCACCAGCCACCAGTTCTTCAATATTCTTGTGAGAAAGTTTACCATATTCGGCAAACTTTCTTGTTCTAAAATACACGTCACCATCAACCACATATGCATAGCCTTTGTCAATCAACTTTTGTATCAAGACTATCATATCAGGGATTTCTTCTGTTGCTCTTGGATTTTTGGTTGCTCTTTTTACATTGAGCCTGTCTGCGTCTTTGTAGTATTCTTTTATAAACCTTTCAGCAAGTTCAAATACGGTTATCCCCTCTTTGTTTGCTCTGTTTATCATCTTGTCTTCAATATCAGTGAAGTTTTGGATGTATATTACCTCATATCCTTTGTATTCAAAATATCGTCTCAAAGTATCAAATACAATCAAAGGTCTTGCATTGCCGATATGAATAAAATCATATACAGTCGGACCGCACACATACATCTTTACTTTGTTTTTCTCAAGAGGTTCAAACTCTTCCTTGGTCTGGCTGAGAGTGTTGTAAAGTTTCATACTCTTTTAATCTCCTTTCATACTCGGCAAGTTTTTTCTCCAAAGCTTCTATCTTGGCTTCAAGGCTGCAAATCTGCATTGCAAGCGGGTCGGGAAATCTTATCTGGTCAAGCTGTTCTTCAACAGTTGGCTTTTCCTTTTTCTCTTTTCTGACAACTCTTCCTGGCACACCAACCACAGTTGAGTTCTCTTCAACCTCGCGAAGAACAACTGCATTTGCACCAATTTTGGTATTATCTCCTACTTTGAATGGTCCTAAAACCTTTGCACCAGCACCAATTAAGACGTTGTTTCCAATTGTTGGATGGCGCTTGCCTTTTTCTTTTCCTGTGCCGCCCAATGTCACGCCCTGATAAATCAGAACATCGTCGCCAATCTCAGCTGTTTCACCAATCACAACACCCATGCCATGGTCTATAAATACCCTTCGACCAATCTTGGCACCGGGATGTATCTCAATACCAGTTTTGTGCCTTGCACGCTGGGAAATCCACCTTGCAATGAAGTACATCCTGCGGTTGTAAAACCAGTGAGCTATTCTGTGGTATATAATAGCCCACAGGCTTGGATACAAAAGAGTTTCCAGCCTGCTCTTGCAAGCCGGGTCCTTTTCCATGATAACATCCATCTCTTCTTTGATCATTCTGAAAAATCTAAACATACTCTCAAAAACTCCTTTGCAAATCCATAAGAATTCTTAATTTAATTATACCACGTTTTGAAGAATTCCAATCGTTTTAGTATGTTTTCTTTCCCTACAATCTCTATTATCTCCACAAGCTCAGGTCCGTGAGTTTTGCCGGTCAACACAACTCTTATCGGCATAAATAAGTTTTTGCCCTTGTAACCTGTCTCTTTTTGAATCTCTTTGAAAAGCATTTTTATACTATCTGAATTGAGATTTTCCACATTTTTTATCTTATCTTCGAATACACTTATCAAATGCTTTACATGCTCCCATTTTAATACCTCTTTGGCTTCATCTTCTTCTATTTTGACTTCATTATTAAAGAAGATATCTACCTTATCTTTAATCTGAGATAGATAATCCAGTCCCTCATACACAGATTTTACTATTTTCTTTAGCCATTCAAACTTTTCTTCTGCATCTTTTTGAGTAACATACCCTGCTTCAATAAGATATGGAATGCACATTTGAGTAAGTTCATCCAGTGATTTTAGCTTAATGTGCTGGGAGTTTATATAGTTTAGCTTATCAATGTCAAATATTGCAGGGTTTTTGGAAACCCTGTC includes the following:
- the cysS gene encoding cysteine--tRNA ligase, whose translation is MKLYNTLSQTKEEFEPLEKNKVKMYVCGPTVYDFIHIGNARPLIVFDTLRRYFEYKGYEVIYIQNFTDIEDKMINRANKEGITVFELAERFIKEYYKDADRLNVKRATKNPRATEEIPDMIVLIQKLIDKGYAYVVDGDVYFRTRKFAEYGKLSHKNIEELVAGARVDLSEKKEDPLDFALWKAKKEGEPAWFSPWGEGRPGWHIECSVMAMKYLGETIDIHAGGQDLIFPHHENEIAQSEAATGKPFARFWIHNGYVNINNEKMSKSLGNFFTVREIIEKYHPEALRLFMLQAHYRKPLNFSLDLIEQAEVALKRIYTCYENLEFLIQNETSSSENNDKLKTVIEQLKAKFIEAMEDDLNTAEATGYLFEMVREINTHANFCSKETLTFAKDVLKELCSILGILEQYSSKEEYVPQEILDMVEKRNQARKLKNFAEADRIRDELKSLGYIVLDTPQGTKIERIK
- the epsC gene encoding serine O-acetyltransferase EpsC — its product is MFRFFRMIKEEMDVIMEKDPACKSRLETLLYPSLWAIIYHRIAHWFYNRRMYFIARWISQRARHKTGIEIHPGAKIGRRVFIDHGMGVVIGETAEIGDDVLIYQGVTLGGTGKEKGKRHPTIGNNVLIGAGAKVLGPFKVGDNTKIGANAVVLREVEENSTVVGVPGRVVRKEKKEKPTVEEQLDQIRFPDPLAMQICSLEAKIEALEKKLAEYERRLKEYETLQHSQPDQGRV